A genome region from Triticum aestivum cultivar Chinese Spring chromosome 2B, IWGSC CS RefSeq v2.1, whole genome shotgun sequence includes the following:
- the LOC123042933 gene encoding RNA demethylase ALKBH9B, whose translation MSTPTPALLPDEGMARVRRKKDFRHMERVDGRMLNNLQDLELHANVFSPDEQAKIVACVLDLQDQGRRGRLRERTYSEPRKWMRGKGRATIQFGCCYNYAADRDGNPPGIVRDEAVDPLPPLLAAMARRLVLWRVLPPSCVPDSCIVNVYDVDDCIPPHVDHHDFLRPFCTASFLAEAPILFGRDMRAVAPGEFSAAASIPLPVGSVLVLNGNGADVAKHCVPAVPAKRISITFRKMDASKVPYGFRPDPLLQSLAAAAVRPAMTAASAPPNRAAWEQSNGEAAKHATPQAQRQQPAAPLYQAAAAVRAGQTQSQSPGGGVPFSLSTDEFPALGASPASGRRPGRR comes from the exons atGTCGACGCCGACGCCGGCGCTGCTGCCCGACGAGGGCATGGCGAGGGTGCGCCGCAAGAAGGACTTCCGCCACATGGAGCGCGTCGACGGCCGCATGCTCAACAACCTCCAGGACCTCGAGCTCCACGCCAACGTCTTCTCCCCCGACGAGCAGGCCAAGATCGTCGCCTGCGTCCTCGACCTCCAGGACCAAggccgccgcggccgcctccgaG AGCGGACCTACTCGGAGCCGCGCAAGTGGATGCGGGGCAAGGGCCGGGCGACGATCCAGTTCGGCTGCTGCTACAACTACGCCGCCGACCGGGACGGCAACCCGCCGGGCATCGTGCGGGACGAGGCCGTCGACCCGCTCCCCCCGCTCCTCGCCGCCATGGCGCGCCGCCTCGTGCTCTGGCGCGTGCTCCCGCCCTCCTGCGTCCCCGACAGCTGCATCGTCAACGTCTACGACGTCGACGACTGCATCCCGCCGCACGTCGACCACCACGACTTCCTCCGCCCCTTCTGCACCGCCTCCTTCCTCGCCGAGGCCCCCATCCTCTTCGGCAGGGACATGAGGGCCGTCGCCCCCGGGGagttctccgccgccgcctccatcccgCTGCCCGTGGGGTCGGTCCTCGTGCTCAACGGCAATGGCGCCGACGTCGCCAAGCACTGCGTCCCCGCCGTGCCGGCCAAGAGGATCTCCATCACGTTCAGGAAGATGGACGCCTCCAAGGTCCCGTACGGCTTCCGGCCTGACCCGCTGCTGCAGAGCCTCGCGGCTGCTGCCGTCCGGCCGGCGATGACGGCGGCGAGCGCGCCCCCGAACAGAGCGGCCTGGGAGCAGAGCAATGGCGAGGCGGCCAAGCATGCGACACCTCAGGCTCAGCGGCAGCAACCGGCGGCGCCTCTGTACCAGGCTGCTGCTGCTGTCAGGGCGGGACAGACACAGTCACAGAGCCCCGGCGGCGGAGTGCCTTTCAGCCTCTCCACCGACGAGTTCCCGGCTCTTGGTGCCTCGCCGGCCAGCGGACGACGGCCGGGAAGGAGATAA
- the LOC123047574 gene encoding zinc finger protein zpr1: MASSGEDRGVVMDIRSAAESAGDDGARDAPLHVVESLCMRCGENGTTRILLTLIPHFREVVLMAFECPHCSERNNEIQFAGQLQPKGCCYTLKVPKGQPEILNRQVVKSDSATIKIPELDFEIPPEAQRGTLSTVEGSIMRAVSELQALQDERKKVDPQKAEAIEQFLVKLRSLGSGEADFTFILDDASGNSFIENPNAPSSDPLLSLRFYERTYEQQAALGFLAEPTRESGDSSQDASTVEGNSGGPQRIPHGSVGAVAGRRAIAQGNSDEITAALCRYSAPEEVDTLPSTCAACATECVTRFFSTKIPYFRQVIVMATSCDACGYRNSELKPGGEIPAKGKKTTLLVKNVKDLSRDVIKSDSAAVSVPELELELSSGTLGGIVTTVEGLIVKICEALERVHGFQLGDSTYEWKKKKWDGFTERLAKLLNLEEPWTLILDDALAASFIAPATDSLEDDKQLTIEEYERSWEQNEELGLNDMDTSSADMAYNTTSAS, from the exons ATGGCGAGCTCCGGCGAGGACAGGGGCGTGGTGATGGACATCCGCTCCGCGGCGGAGTCGGCGGGCGATGACGGTGCGCGCGACGCGCCGCTCCACGTCGTCGAGTCCCTCTGCATGCGCTGCGGCGAGAAC GGCACGACGAGGATACTGCTGACTCTAATCCCGCACTTCCGGGAG GTTGTTCTGATGGCTTTCGAGTGCCCACACTGCAGCGAAAG GAACAATGAGATTCAGTTTGCTGGACAGCTCCAGCCCAAGGGATGCTGCTACACGTTGAAAGTCCCCAAGGGGCAGCCTGAG ATACTGAACCGGCAAGTTGTGAAATCTGATTCAGCAACTATTAAG ATTCCAGAACTAGACTTTGAGATCCCTCCAGAAGCTCAACGTGGAACACTTTCAACA GTGGAAGGGAGCATTATGCGAGCTGTTAGTGAGTTGCAAGCACTTCAGGATGAAAGAAAG AAAGTGGATCCTCAAAAGGCTGAAGCTATTGAACAGTTCTTAGTAAAATTGAGATCTCTTGGATCAGGGGAAGCTGATTTTACCTTTATTCTTGATGATGCTTCTGGTAACAGCTTTATCGAGAACCC GAATGCACCTTCATCAGATCCTTTGTTATCTTTGAGATTCTATGAGAGGACATATGAACAACAAGCAGCACTCGGTTTTCTTGCTGAACCAACCAGAGAATCTGGAGACTCTTCTCAGGATGCTTCAACAGTGGAAGGAAACTCTGGTGGGCCGCAAAGGATTCCACATGGTTCAGTTGGAGCTGTTGCAGGCCGCCGTGCTATAGCTCAGGGAAACTCTGATGAAATTACTGCAGCACTGTGTAGATATTCAGCACCAGAAGAG GTTGATACTTTACCATCAACATGTGCGGCCTGTGCTACTGAGTGTGTCACACGATTCTTTTCTACAA AAATCCCATATTTTCGACAGGTGATTGTTATGGCTACATCATGTGATGCGTGTGGCTATCGCAACTCAGAG TTGAAGCCTGGTGGTGAAATCCCAGCCAAAGGAAAGAAAACAACACTGCTTGTGAAAAATGTAAAAGATCTTAGTCGTGATGTCATAAAG TCAGATTCGGCAGCAGTTAGTGTACCTGAACTTGAGTTAGAGCTGTCAAGCGGAACACTGGGTGGCATTGTGACAACAGTTGAAGGTTTAATTGTGAAAATATGCGAGG CACTGGAGCGAGTTCATGGATTCCAGTTGGGTGACAGCACATATGAATGGAAGAAGAAGAAATGGGATGGTTTCACAGAGAGATTAGCAAAG CTTCTGAATCTAGAAGAGCCATGGACTTTAATACTTGATGACGCATTGGCGGCTTCGTTTATTGCTCCAGCGACAGATTCGCTAGAAGATGACAAACAGCTAACAA TCGAGGAGTATGAGAGGAGCTGGGAGCAAAATGAGGAGCTGGGCTTGAATGACATGGACACGTCGTCCGCGGACATGGCTTACAACACCACGAGCGCGTCATAA